The Akkermansia sp. N21116 genome includes a region encoding these proteins:
- the pglX gene encoding BREX-1 system adenine-specific DNA-methyltransferase PglX, with the protein MKLPEHVDKLRDLIEAAFDKHFARLGIGKTKQLDIEKLPGDVRPKRLRFEEMLENHIGETGDYEHAREKLIDELTFTLFNRLAAVKVMEAAALFPPVLTKQPEHGDRSFGHKAWLEMNPHMRSEELEGIREYLKTAFDELGETLPLYSKAYPYALLPDAISLNEIIDAFNAVEKDSQVGSDIWQSDDVLGWMYESYNNVKKKAHKDSGDKTEYNKVSLQSQVYTPRWVVQFLVENSLGKLYLEMYPDSEIKRRYKIANAPQTQERKPKPMYKVKAIDPACGSGNFLLYAFDFFYELYVDQIDNYGADYDEKEIPKLIIENNLHGIDLDDRAVQLAQLGLFIKAKKKRRTIGELAFNVVSSDFYLPEYEAVEHIFTEGTTLDKSQQELIAEIWNDLQYAYKFGSLIRLDEKIKAKLKMLEAKQSSAQPELFTAMEIAAYKDFAATFFTNLKTAVEQYAQAQGSTFLTSKTRDAITFLELLTTEYDVATANPPYTDSGDFGPELKEFIEDNYKKPYKFHTNLYATFIKRCFELSGEHGKVAMIHPRTFMFIKTFEDVRKFMIDKTHINVFVDYSLSNLFGAIMVDPAFYVLEKGSSKGRDAWFVSLDQYTRTPNEKYKKDFCLQALDDHISDTENEHNYTLPQSKLKVIKSWPFIYWISDEFREKFKKESVKDLLKNCQGLATANNNRFLRFWWELSSSDKNINNDDWVYYAKGGPYKKWSGNLWLMVNWKSDGRDIKNYTDDKGKQKSRPQNEAVYFKEGITYSASGSKGPSYRLLPKGCIFDVGGSSIFPINKYKNNSYILAFFNSPFSKYVIECLNPTVNKQVGDVERVPFAIPDSTHENLIEFLSQRNVSIATAIRATELFDGEFTTSPLLSLKNGDWKSSVNRSLNRENHFRAQILINETIINEKIFEIYDLTEHDKAMVLAKEGVSIGGLPVSSEARDSYLAETEVTKEFPIDAIRAFIEALPIKKFTAEERDAIENGFGNLYQNNNDLEEFCIRHQINPINVWYWFKQSNVIPQQRMHTLAMEFLADMVREILMEDEDGIIPLVPNAGEKVLLDRIEEKFREKGFSSAQYSSFDSVLGRSIHEYLNKYFFAELSDHLNLFMYLPKTPFIWHLSSGPEQGFDCYIIIYKWSRDKLMRLRSVYIEHRERSLVNRQSDLSGNESADAQNEKDRIFRQLKEIEAFKAKIDELLAEGYNPILDDGVGKNIAPLQKKKMIPYEVLNAGQLKKYLNADW; encoded by the coding sequence ATGAAATTACCAGAACATGTAGATAAGCTCCGAGACCTCATTGAGGCGGCTTTTGATAAACATTTCGCCCGGCTGGGGATCGGTAAAACCAAGCAGCTGGACATCGAAAAACTCCCTGGAGATGTCAGGCCCAAACGGCTGCGCTTCGAGGAGATGCTTGAAAACCATATCGGGGAAACCGGCGATTACGAACACGCCCGGGAAAAACTCATCGATGAACTTACCTTTACCCTGTTTAACCGACTGGCAGCCGTCAAAGTCATGGAGGCTGCCGCATTGTTTCCGCCGGTTCTGACCAAACAGCCGGAGCACGGGGACCGCTCTTTCGGCCATAAGGCATGGCTGGAAATGAACCCTCACATGCGTTCGGAAGAGCTGGAAGGTATCCGTGAATACCTGAAGACCGCTTTTGACGAACTGGGTGAGACGCTTCCGCTTTACAGCAAAGCCTATCCCTATGCCTTGCTGCCCGATGCCATCAGTCTCAATGAGATCATCGATGCCTTTAACGCGGTGGAAAAGGATAGCCAGGTGGGCAGCGACATCTGGCAGAGCGACGATGTGCTCGGCTGGATGTATGAGAGCTACAACAACGTCAAGAAAAAGGCTCACAAAGACAGCGGCGACAAGACCGAATACAACAAGGTGTCCCTGCAGTCACAGGTCTATACACCTCGCTGGGTAGTCCAGTTTCTGGTGGAAAACTCACTGGGGAAACTCTATCTGGAAATGTATCCGGATTCCGAGATTAAGCGTCGCTACAAGATTGCCAACGCACCGCAGACACAGGAGCGGAAGCCTAAACCGATGTATAAGGTCAAAGCCATTGACCCGGCGTGCGGATCGGGCAACTTCCTGCTTTATGCCTTTGATTTCTTCTATGAGCTCTATGTTGATCAGATCGATAATTACGGCGCGGATTACGACGAAAAAGAGATCCCCAAGCTGATTATCGAAAACAACCTGCACGGCATCGATCTGGATGACCGGGCGGTTCAGCTGGCCCAGCTCGGGCTGTTTATCAAGGCCAAGAAGAAGCGCCGCACCATTGGCGAACTGGCCTTCAACGTGGTTTCTTCCGATTTTTACCTGCCGGAATATGAAGCCGTTGAGCACATCTTTACCGAAGGCACCACGCTGGACAAAAGCCAGCAGGAGCTGATTGCCGAGATCTGGAACGACCTGCAGTATGCCTACAAGTTCGGCTCACTCATTCGTCTCGACGAAAAGATCAAAGCCAAACTGAAGATGCTGGAAGCCAAACAGAGCTCAGCTCAGCCGGAGTTGTTTACCGCCATGGAGATTGCGGCGTACAAGGACTTTGCCGCGACTTTCTTCACAAACTTGAAAACAGCGGTCGAGCAATACGCTCAGGCTCAGGGCAGCACTTTCCTAACCAGCAAGACTCGGGATGCTATCACCTTCCTTGAACTACTCACCACCGAGTACGATGTGGCCACGGCAAATCCGCCCTATACGGACAGTGGTGATTTTGGTCCAGAGCTTAAGGAGTTTATTGAGGACAACTATAAGAAGCCGTACAAATTCCACACGAACCTCTACGCCACCTTCATCAAGCGGTGTTTCGAGTTGTCCGGAGAGCATGGCAAGGTTGCAATGATACATCCTCGAACATTCATGTTTATCAAAACATTTGAGGATGTCCGAAAATTCATGATCGATAAAACACATATCAATGTTTTTGTCGATTATAGCTTAAGCAATCTATTCGGGGCGATCATGGTCGACCCTGCTTTTTATGTGTTGGAAAAAGGATCATCGAAAGGCCGAGATGCTTGGTTCGTATCTCTGGATCAGTACACGCGAACTCCAAATGAAAAATATAAAAAGGATTTCTGCCTACAGGCCCTTGATGACCATATCAGTGACACTGAAAATGAGCATAACTACACCCTCCCTCAGTCCAAGCTAAAGGTCATCAAATCTTGGCCCTTCATCTACTGGATATCTGACGAGTTCCGGGAGAAATTCAAAAAAGAATCCGTAAAAGACCTTCTGAAAAATTGCCAAGGACTGGCAACAGCTAACAATAACCGATTTTTAAGATTTTGGTGGGAACTATCTTCCTCTGATAAGAATATTAATAACGATGACTGGGTATACTATGCCAAAGGAGGACCATACAAGAAGTGGTCCGGCAATTTATGGCTTATGGTTAACTGGAAGTCAGATGGGCGAGACATAAAAAATTATACTGATGATAAAGGAAAACAAAAATCCCGTCCGCAAAACGAAGCCGTCTATTTTAAAGAAGGTATAACATACTCCGCATCTGGATCTAAGGGACCTTCATACAGACTGTTACCAAAAGGATGTATCTTCGATGTCGGCGGTAGCTCGATATTCCCTATAAACAAATACAAGAATAATTCATACATACTGGCGTTTTTCAATTCGCCATTTTCAAAGTATGTAATTGAATGTTTAAATCCGACGGTAAACAAGCAAGTTGGCGACGTTGAAAGGGTTCCTTTCGCAATTCCAGATTCAACTCATGAAAACCTAATTGAGTTTTTATCACAAAGAAACGTTTCAATAGCTACAGCGATACGTGCAACAGAATTGTTTGATGGAGAATTTACAACAAGCCCTCTTTTGTCGCTCAAAAATGGCGACTGGAAGTCTTCAGTTAATAGGTCGTTAAATCGTGAGAATCATTTCCGAGCACAGATCCTCATCAACGAGACTATCATCAATGAAAAGATATTCGAGATCTATGACCTAACTGAACATGACAAAGCGATGGTCCTGGCCAAAGAAGGTGTAAGCATCGGTGGTCTACCAGTTAGCTCCGAAGCTCGGGATTCTTATTTGGCTGAAACAGAGGTAACCAAAGAATTCCCTATTGATGCTATTCGGGCGTTTATAGAAGCCCTACCTATCAAAAAGTTTACCGCAGAAGAACGAGATGCCATTGAAAACGGATTTGGAAACCTCTATCAGAACAACAACGATCTGGAGGAGTTCTGTATTCGCCATCAGATCAATCCAATCAACGTGTGGTACTGGTTCAAGCAGAGCAATGTAATCCCGCAGCAGCGGATGCATACGCTGGCCATGGAGTTTCTGGCCGATATGGTTCGGGAAATCCTCATGGAGGATGAAGACGGCATTATCCCGCTGGTGCCTAATGCCGGGGAAAAGGTGCTGCTGGACCGCATCGAGGAAAAATTCCGTGAAAAAGGCTTCAGCTCGGCACAGTACTCCAGCTTCGATTCGGTCCTTGGTCGCTCGATCCATGAGTATCTGAACAAATATTTCTTTGCGGAGCTCTCCGACCATCTGAACCTGTTTATGTACCTGCCCAAGACGCCGTTTATCTGGCATCTCTCCAGCGGGCCGGAACAGGGCTTTGACTGCTACATCATCATTTACAAATGGAGCCGCGACAAGCTGATGCGCCTGCGCTCGGTCTATATCGAGCACCGGGAGCGATCACTGGTCAACCGTCAGAGCGACCTCTCCGGCAATGAAAGCGCCGATGCCCAGAATGAAAAGGACCGCATCTTCCGCCAGCTCAAAGAGATCGAAGCCTTCAAAGCCAAGATCGATGAGTTGCTGGCCGAAGGCTACAACCCAATTCTGGATGATGGCGTCGGCAAAAACATCGCTCCCCTGCAGAAAAAGAAGATGATCCCTTACGAGGTGCTCAATGCAGGACAACTCAAAAAGTACCTCAACGCGGACTGGTAG